A single window of Desulfuromonas sp. TF DNA harbors:
- the cbiD gene encoding cobalt-precorrin-5B (C(1))-methyltransferase CbiD gives MGGELRHGFTTGACAAAASAGAALMLKEQRLVTEVEIPLPAGFNARFTLHGQTFDEQRACCFVIKDAGDDPDVTHGVEVHAEVTLNLPSLRPSPTRGEGDQKFPPPLKGESETQVIIEGGRGIGKMTKPGLAVPVGEWAINPVPRQMITEAVLDVFPPHSSPHTPHVTLSIPDGEERAKRTLNARLGIVGGLSLLGTTGVVRPISHKAWTDTLEVALDVAVAAGCEIAVLSTGRTSEVAAQQEFALPEEAFIMMGDHVGYALEACHRKGVPRVLLAVQFAKLFKIACGHPQTHVGSSRLDLDRLADWARIDGLDGGLTEDIECANTARQVYENLGGDHPLIGIVAGRALARLRQWAPGANVAVLLVGYDGLTRRFGDFKPFLRTAR, from the coding sequence TACCACCGGCGCCTGCGCCGCCGCCGCCAGCGCGGGGGCGGCCCTCATGCTCAAGGAGCAGCGGCTCGTCACCGAGGTTGAGATCCCACTGCCGGCGGGTTTCAACGCCCGCTTCACCCTGCACGGACAGACCTTCGACGAGCAGCGGGCCTGCTGCTTCGTGATCAAGGACGCCGGTGACGATCCCGACGTCACCCACGGGGTGGAGGTACACGCTGAGGTGACCTTGAATCTCCCCTCACTCCGACCCTCTCCCACGAGGGGAGAGGGAGATCAGAAATTCCCCCCTCCCTTGAAGGGGGAGAGTGAAACACAAGTCATCATCGAAGGCGGCCGGGGGATCGGCAAGATGACCAAGCCGGGGCTGGCGGTGCCGGTCGGCGAGTGGGCCATCAATCCGGTCCCGCGGCAGATGATCACCGAAGCCGTGCTGGACGTCTTTCCTCCTCACTCCTCACCCCATACTCCTCACGTGACCCTGAGCATTCCGGACGGCGAGGAACGGGCGAAGCGCACCCTCAATGCCCGGCTCGGCATCGTCGGCGGCCTCTCCCTTCTGGGGACGACCGGAGTGGTCCGGCCCATCTCCCACAAGGCCTGGACCGACACCCTGGAGGTGGCACTCGACGTGGCCGTGGCCGCTGGCTGCGAAATCGCCGTGCTCAGTACGGGGCGGACGAGCGAGGTGGCGGCGCAGCAGGAATTCGCTCTGCCGGAGGAGGCGTTCATCATGATGGGAGACCATGTCGGCTACGCCCTGGAGGCCTGCCATCGCAAGGGGGTTCCCCGCGTCCTTCTGGCGGTCCAGTTCGCGAAACTGTTCAAGATCGCCTGCGGTCACCCGCAGACCCACGTCGGATCGTCCCGTCTCGATCTCGACCGGCTGGCTGACTGGGCCCGCATCGACGGCCTTGACGGGGGCCTGACGGAAGATATAGAGTGTGCCAACACGGCCCGGCAGGTGTATGAAAACCTCGGCGGCGACCACCCTCTGATCGGGATCGTGGCCGGTCGGGCCCTCGCCAGACTTCGACAGTGGGCGCCGGGGGCGAACGTAGCCGTTCTTCTGGTCGGATACGATGGCCTTACGCGGAGATTCGGCGACTTTAAGCCGTTTCTTAGAACCGCTCGATGA